In Candidatus Bathyarchaeota archaeon, a single genomic region encodes these proteins:
- a CDS encoding DUF11 domain-containing protein, whose product LNFNITITNVGGSEAANIHIIDDLPYNLTLLTSSIPYDSYDPSTGRIVWNLANPIGSDETVQISLTVNVTDVEYDGILVFNNVYVNWTDSSGENEYGPVTDIHPVQLFIRPYAEVSKYGPLEAYKNSTITYTIELYNPTESTLTEVTLTDYLPDGVIYKNSSPTGTYNSASHTVTWTSITLAPGQAINFTVEVYVNLHVPTGALIVDETIASWRTGSDLDILITEILGQPSKPVGGKIVDNYSIQFYTVIMAIAITAAAIGLLTKMRKCRLFEEDCFRQ is encoded by the coding sequence CTAAACTTCAACATAACAATAACGAATGTAGGCGGCAGCGAGGCTGCCAACATACATATAATAGACGATTTGCCCTATAACTTGACGCTCCTAACCTCCAGCATACCTTATGACTCCTATGATCCTTCAACTGGAAGAATAGTATGGAACCTAGCGAATCCTATCGGGTCGGATGAAACTGTTCAGATAAGTCTTACAGTCAACGTGACTGATGTAGAATACGACGGAATACTTGTTTTCAACAATGTATATGTCAATTGGACAGATAGTTCAGGGGAAAATGAATATGGACCAGTTACCGACATACATCCAGTTCAGCTTTTCATAAGGCCCTACGCAGAAGTCTCCAAGTACGGCCCATTGGAGGCTTATAAAAACTCAACAATTACCTACACAATCGAATTATACAATCCGACAGAATCTACACTCACGGAAGTAACGCTGACAGATTACCTACCTGACGGCGTCATCTACAAAAATTCGAGTCCAACAGGAACCTATAACAGCGCCAGCCACACAGTCACATGGACAAGCATAACTCTAGCGCCAGGACAAGCCATAAACTTCACCGTAGAGGTTTATGTTAATCTCCATGTGCCTACAGGCGCCCTAATCGTGGATGAGACTATTGCAAGTTGGAGAACAGGCTCTGACCTTGACATTTTAATAACTGAGATTCTTGGACAGCCATCAAAGCCTGTAGGAGGAAAAATAGTAGACAACTACAGCATACAATTTTACACAGTAATAATGGCAATAGCCATAACGGCTGCAGCCATAGGCTTACTGACAAAAATGAGGAAATGTAGACTGTTTGAAGAAGACTGTTTCAGACAGTAA
- a CDS encoding RtcB family protein: protein MRVPGLVIADEELLEKMRTDRTLEQCANVAHLPGIYKYAVTLPDGHEGYGFPIGGVAATDYDEGVISPGGVGYDINCGVRLVTTNMTENEIRPKLQELTSTIFSNVPCGLGSRRKDFRVTVHELERLMTEGVQWVIDQGLGWSEDIEHCEERGCMENANPDKVSATAKNRGLTQVGTLGSGNHFLEIQKVDKIYDPKVAKVFGIEYEGQVTVMIHCGSRGFGHQICSDYLRIMERAVHKYKIALPDRELACAPGNSKEAEDYFQAMACAVNYAFSNRQAIMHWVRESFEKVFRKPAEEMDLKLVYDVAHNIAKIETHKINGQTRKVWVHRKGATRAFPPGRMEIPADYRAVGQPVLIPGSMGTSSWLLVGTPKAMELTFGSTAHGAGRMMSRAAAKRRFYGGDIKRTLEKRGIVVRAASQVVLAEEADPAYKDVDRVAEVSHNVGIATKVARMVPLAVVKG, encoded by the coding sequence ATGAGGGTTCCAGGCCTAGTCATTGCAGATGAAGAATTACTTGAGAAAATGAGAACTGACCGAACGCTTGAACAATGCGCAAACGTTGCGCATCTGCCTGGAATATACAAGTATGCAGTTACTCTTCCAGACGGCCATGAAGGATACGGTTTCCCAATAGGTGGAGTGGCAGCAACAGACTATGACGAAGGGGTAATTAGCCCGGGTGGAGTAGGCTACGACATAAACTGTGGGGTTCGTCTTGTAACTACAAACATGACGGAAAATGAGATAAGACCGAAATTGCAAGAGTTAACAAGCACCATATTTTCAAATGTTCCATGCGGTTTGGGAAGTAGGAGAAAAGACTTCCGCGTAACAGTTCATGAACTTGAACGCTTAATGACCGAAGGAGTCCAATGGGTGATCGACCAAGGCCTAGGCTGGTCCGAAGACATTGAACACTGCGAGGAAAGAGGATGTATGGAAAATGCAAACCCAGACAAAGTGTCTGCAACAGCGAAAAATAGGGGCTTAACTCAAGTGGGAACGCTGGGTTCTGGCAACCACTTCCTCGAAATACAAAAAGTAGACAAAATCTATGATCCGAAGGTTGCAAAAGTTTTCGGGATAGAATATGAAGGCCAAGTTACAGTTATGATTCACTGCGGTTCACGCGGCTTTGGGCATCAAATCTGCTCAGACTACTTGAGAATCATGGAACGAGCAGTTCACAAATATAAAATCGCTTTGCCTGACAGAGAACTTGCATGTGCACCGGGAAACAGCAAAGAAGCCGAAGACTACTTCCAAGCCATGGCATGCGCAGTAAACTATGCGTTCTCAAATCGACAGGCAATAATGCACTGGGTACGTGAAAGCTTCGAAAAAGTGTTCAGGAAACCAGCTGAAGAAATGGATCTAAAACTCGTTTACGATGTTGCCCATAACATAGCGAAAATAGAAACCCACAAAATAAATGGTCAAACAAGAAAGGTTTGGGTTCACAGAAAAGGGGCAACAAGAGCTTTTCCGCCTGGAAGAATGGAAATTCCAGCCGATTATAGAGCAGTGGGTCAACCAGTTCTCATTCCGGGAAGCATGGGAACAAGCTCGTGGCTGCTGGTTGGAACTCCTAAGGCAATGGAATTAACCTTCGGCTCAACCGCTCATGGAGCCGGAAGAATGATGAGCAGAGCAGCGGCAAAAAGAAGATTCTACGGAGGAGACATTAAGAGGACGCTGGAAAAACGTGGAATAGTCGTTAGAGCTGCAAGTCAAGTCGTATTGGCTGAAGAAGCGGATCCAGCCTACAAAGATGTGGACAGAGTAGCTGAAGTAAGCCACAATGTAGGAATTGCAACAAAAGTTGCCAGAATGGTTCCGCTGGCAGTTGTGAAAGGATAG
- a CDS encoding MBL fold metallo-hydrolase, whose product MDAQKINEYIFMIDLKPANVENFIASYVVTGRKTAIIETGPTSTVNNLLEGLKELNIDFEDIAYLMVSHIHLDHGGGAGTLLHYLPNAKIVVHPRGIPHLVNPEKLWVQAKQVLGKIAEIYGEPSPVPESRLLAAEDNMQIDLGNGIEIQIIETLGHASHHVSYYDRKSGILFPGDTAGIYVEKLDVILPTTPPLLFLPKILESLGKLIKLAPKKLCYTHFGAANNAVGKLEAYLNQLKLWASIIREGLKNGESLEVISRRIVECDSAVKKAMKYFRNHPIMNYEMLMRDVQGFVAYFQKYGMA is encoded by the coding sequence ATGGATGCTCAAAAAATTAATGAGTATATTTTCATGATAGATCTGAAACCAGCTAATGTCGAAAATTTCATTGCCTCATACGTAGTTACGGGAAGGAAAACTGCCATAATAGAAACTGGGCCGACATCAACTGTAAATAACCTTTTGGAAGGCTTAAAAGAATTAAACATTGACTTTGAGGATATAGCCTACTTGATGGTTTCTCATATACATTTAGACCATGGAGGCGGAGCTGGAACACTTCTGCATTATTTGCCTAACGCCAAAATTGTTGTTCATCCGAGGGGAATTCCACATTTAGTAAATCCTGAAAAACTTTGGGTTCAAGCTAAACAAGTTTTGGGGAAAATAGCCGAAATCTACGGTGAACCATCACCGGTTCCAGAATCACGTCTATTGGCTGCAGAAGATAATATGCAGATAGATCTAGGCAATGGAATAGAAATTCAGATTATCGAAACTTTGGGGCATGCATCTCATCACGTTAGCTACTACGATAGGAAAAGTGGAATACTTTTTCCTGGAGACACGGCTGGAATTTACGTAGAAAAACTTGACGTTATTTTGCCTACAACTCCGCCGCTTTTATTTTTGCCCAAAATACTTGAATCGTTAGGTAAACTTATCAAACTTGCCCCTAAAAAACTGTGTTATACTCATTTTGGTGCTGCTAACAATGCTGTTGGAAAGTTGGAAGCTTATTTAAATCAGCTTAAACTTTGGGCTTCAATAATTCGGGAAGGCTTGAAAAATGGGGAAAGCTTGGAAGTTATAAGTCGAAGAATAGTGGAGTGTGATTCCGCAGTAAAGAAGGCGATGAAATATTTCAGGAATCATCCGATAATGAATTATGAAATGTTAATGAGGGACGTTCAAGGTTTTGTGGCCTATTTCCAAAAGTATGGAATGGCTTAG
- a CDS encoding ArsR family transcriptional regulator — protein sequence MLVRIVRELTPEEVLRRIKRYEKEFGMNFDDFEELFLKRRIDRSKIGAYFDWAGLIHAYRGYVEGGELDYMIEELREFSPQQMRLLTPKRIELLYSLVSLRVESISDLARKLKRNVKNVYQDLKILKKLGFVEFRKRGKRNIVPETLVEEITFLIR from the coding sequence ATGCTTGTTAGAATAGTTAGAGAGTTAACTCCTGAAGAAGTTTTAAGGAGGATTAAACGTTATGAAAAAGAGTTTGGGATGAATTTTGATGATTTTGAGGAGCTTTTCCTAAAAAGAAGAATTGATAGGAGTAAAATTGGAGCCTACTTTGATTGGGCCGGACTTATCCACGCCTATCGGGGCTATGTTGAAGGCGGAGAACTAGACTATATGATTGAAGAACTACGCGAGTTTTCTCCTCAACAAATGCGTTTACTCACCCCGAAAAGAATAGAACTTCTCTACAGCCTAGTCAGCCTCAGAGTTGAGTCAATAAGTGATTTAGCACGAAAACTAAAAAGAAACGTAAAAAACGTTTATCAAGATTTGAAAATTTTAAAGAAGCTGGGCTTTGTCGAGTTTAGAAAAAGGGGAAAACGTAACATAGTTCCGGAAACTCTAGTTGAGGAAATAACTTTTCTGATAAGATAG
- a CDS encoding archease, translated as MKKFEFLEHTADAYVAAYGKDLIEAFENAALAMFETMTETVKVEPKIEEEIEVEGFDEEALLYNWLEALLVKFEMTGNLYSKFKITKLEKTEDGFKLVAKVWGEPFNPEKHPQKVGIKAVTYHRMEIIKQNGKVTVKFILDL; from the coding sequence ATGAAAAAGTTTGAATTTCTCGAGCATACTGCAGACGCATACGTTGCCGCTTACGGTAAAGACTTGATTGAGGCATTTGAAAATGCTGCCTTAGCCATGTTTGAAACGATGACTGAAACGGTGAAGGTTGAGCCTAAAATTGAGGAAGAAATTGAAGTTGAAGGTTTTGACGAGGAAGCCTTACTTTATAATTGGCTTGAAGCCCTACTTGTAAAATTTGAAATGACTGGCAACTTATATTCGAAGTTTAAGATAACAAAGTTGGAGAAAACAGAAGACGGATTCAAACTTGTGGCAAAAGTTTGGGGAGAACCCTTCAATCCTGAAAAGCATCCGCAGAAAGTTGGAATAAAAGCTGTTACCTACCACAGAATGGAAATAATTAAACAAAACGGAAAAGTTACTGTGAAATTTATACTCGACCTCTAA
- the trxB gene encoding thioredoxin-disulfide reductase, with the protein MEEWELIIIGAGPAGLAAGIYAGRRELKTLILEEKIAGGTAADSPLIENYPGFRSISGRELMDKMLEHCKDFGAKIHELEAVTELNLKEENEKIVKTSKAAYKAKAVIIATGSHYRELGVPGEKEFRGRGVSYCATCDGPFFRGKRVVIIGGGNTAAVSALFLADIASEVRLIHRREQLRAEEAIFRELQKKGVQFIWNSVVKEIKGENLVKSVVAYNNKTGETFEIETDGVFINIGEEPNSQIAKKAGVHVDERGYIIVDNRQRTNIPGVYAAGDVVNCPIKQIGVAIGHGIIAAEEAYGYVRRPYYYKE; encoded by the coding sequence ATGGAAGAATGGGAACTAATCATAATCGGTGCAGGACCAGCCGGACTAGCCGCCGGAATCTACGCCGGAAGAAGAGAACTAAAAACGTTAATTTTAGAAGAAAAAATAGCGGGTGGAACCGCAGCGGATTCACCTCTTATTGAAAATTACCCAGGATTTAGAAGCATAAGCGGAAGAGAACTAATGGACAAAATGCTTGAACACTGCAAAGATTTCGGCGCCAAAATTCACGAATTAGAAGCAGTTACAGAGCTTAACTTAAAAGAAGAAAACGAAAAAATTGTTAAAACCTCTAAAGCAGCCTATAAGGCAAAGGCAGTCATAATTGCGACTGGTTCTCACTATCGGGAGTTAGGGGTTCCAGGAGAGAAAGAGTTTAGAGGCAGAGGGGTAAGTTATTGTGCAACATGTGACGGGCCATTTTTCAGAGGCAAGCGAGTAGTCATCATCGGTGGAGGAAACACGGCTGCTGTTTCAGCATTATTCCTTGCTGATATTGCCTCAGAAGTTAGACTTATCCATAGAAGAGAGCAGTTGAGAGCTGAAGAAGCAATATTTAGGGAACTTCAAAAGAAAGGGGTTCAGTTCATCTGGAACAGTGTCGTAAAGGAGATTAAAGGCGAAAATCTCGTTAAAAGCGTCGTAGCATATAATAACAAAACTGGAGAAACATTTGAAATAGAAACAGACGGAGTTTTCATAAACATAGGTGAAGAACCCAATAGCCAAATAGCCAAAAAAGCCGGAGTTCACGTTGACGAACGCGGCTACATAATAGTTGATAATAGGCAGAGAACAAACATTCCGGGAGTATACGCAGCCGGAGACGTCGTAAACTGTCCAATTAAGCAGATAGGCGTAGCTATTGGACATGGGATTATAGCCGCCGAAGAAGCTTACGGCTATGTTAGACGTCCATACTACTATAAGGAGTAA
- a CDS encoding M42 family metallopeptidase codes for MELIDILEKLSNAPGVAGREDKVRDLIKEMLRPYVDELREDKLGNVIAVKRGKAENAPSIMLAAHMDEIGLYVKNITEKGFLYFTKIGGIDDRILMAQKVVVYTSKGPVPGVIGSKPPHIMKEEERKKVIEADKLFIDVGASSKKEAEEMGIRVGDPVCFDIKFAKAGDDAVIGKAFDDRVGCAVMIEAMRRISEVDCTVYAVGTIQEEVGLRGATIAAFEIYPDVGLALDVTVAGDVPGVTEVEAPIKMGAGPSFTVADRGLITHPKVLRLLVETAEKLGIPYQLETGLPGTTDAARIALTREGVPAGVISIPTRYIHSPASLLSLKDVENTVKITVAAIENLPSYF; via the coding sequence ATGGAATTAATTGATATCTTAGAGAAACTTTCAAATGCGCCTGGAGTTGCTGGAAGGGAAGACAAAGTTAGAGACTTGATAAAGGAAATGTTGAGACCTTACGTCGATGAGTTAAGAGAGGATAAACTTGGGAATGTCATAGCCGTAAAAAGGGGTAAAGCAGAAAACGCTCCAAGCATCATGTTGGCAGCGCACATGGATGAAATAGGACTTTACGTTAAAAACATAACAGAGAAAGGTTTCCTTTACTTCACAAAAATTGGGGGAATAGACGACAGAATACTAATGGCGCAAAAAGTTGTTGTTTACACTTCGAAAGGCCCTGTTCCAGGCGTTATAGGGTCAAAGCCACCTCACATAATGAAAGAGGAAGAAAGGAAAAAGGTGATTGAAGCTGACAAACTTTTCATCGATGTTGGGGCTTCAAGCAAAAAGGAAGCTGAAGAAATGGGCATTAGGGTTGGAGATCCAGTGTGTTTTGACATAAAGTTCGCAAAGGCTGGAGATGATGCTGTTATAGGTAAAGCCTTTGACGACCGAGTTGGATGTGCTGTTATGATAGAGGCTATGCGCAGAATAAGCGAAGTGGACTGCACGGTTTACGCTGTTGGAACAATCCAAGAGGAAGTTGGCCTAAGAGGAGCGACGATTGCTGCGTTTGAGATATATCCAGATGTAGGCTTGGCGCTTGACGTTACTGTCGCTGGCGATGTTCCGGGAGTAACCGAAGTTGAGGCCCCGATAAAAATGGGGGCCGGCCCATCCTTTACAGTTGCTGACCGCGGTTTAATTACGCATCCAAAAGTTTTACGTTTACTGGTTGAAACAGCGGAAAAACTTGGTATACCATATCAGCTGGAAACGGGGTTACCCGGCACAACTGATGCGGCGAGGATAGCTCTAACGCGGGAAGGCGTTCCAGCCGGAGTAATTTCGATTCCCACACGTTACATTCACAGCCCGGCCAGCTTGCTAAGCTTAAAAGATGTTGAGAATACAGTTAAAATAACAGTCGCAGCTATCGAAAATCTTCCAAGCTACTTTTAA
- a CDS encoding DNA-directed RNA polymerase subunit P: protein MTEEKVSLVYECVRCGAKVTTEELELRGGAIKCTHCGYRVLKKVRPPIVKRMKAV from the coding sequence ATGACGGAAGAGAAGGTAAGTCTAGTATATGAATGCGTTAGATGCGGAGCCAAAGTAACCACGGAGGAACTTGAACTCAGAGGCGGAGCTATAAAATGCACCCATTGCGGATACAGAGTATTAAAGAAGGTGAGGCCGCCAATCGTTAAGCGGATGAAGGCTGTTTAG
- a CDS encoding class I SAM-dependent methyltransferase family protein, with translation MKGSVKEYLAGKIPSEHLSLIYRSYDLIGDIAVIRVPEEASSYKRLIAEAIMHVHKHVKSVWAQVSPVSGDFRLRELEWVAGEKRSETVYKEYGCIFKVDLKRCYFSPRLSYERMRIAKLVQPRETVVNMFAGVGCYSIMIAKHSDVEKVFSMDINPYAVEYMKENIRLNKVEGKVIPILGDAKKVVEEKLQRIADRVLMPLPEKAYEFIEVAIQALKPKGGWIHYYSFEHARKNEDPIEKAKLKVMEKFEELGINFNVAFGRVVRGTGPNWYQIVLDIKVKL, from the coding sequence TTGAAGGGAAGCGTAAAAGAATATTTAGCTGGAAAAATTCCGTCTGAGCATTTAAGCCTCATTTATCGATCCTACGATTTGATAGGTGATATAGCGGTTATACGGGTTCCAGAGGAAGCTTCAAGCTATAAGAGGTTAATTGCGGAAGCCATTATGCATGTTCATAAACATGTTAAGTCGGTTTGGGCTCAGGTAAGCCCAGTTTCAGGAGATTTCAGGCTTAGAGAACTTGAATGGGTTGCTGGCGAGAAACGATCCGAAACTGTCTATAAGGAGTATGGTTGCATATTCAAAGTTGACTTGAAAAGGTGTTATTTCTCGCCTAGACTTTCCTATGAACGTATGAGGATTGCAAAGCTTGTTCAGCCTAGGGAAACGGTCGTAAACATGTTTGCTGGAGTAGGCTGTTATTCAATAATGATTGCGAAGCATTCAGACGTAGAGAAAGTTTTCTCCATGGACATAAACCCCTACGCAGTTGAATATATGAAAGAAAACATAAGATTAAACAAAGTTGAAGGCAAAGTGATTCCCATTCTTGGGGATGCGAAAAAAGTGGTAGAGGAAAAGCTTCAAAGAATCGCCGATAGGGTTTTAATGCCTCTCCCTGAAAAAGCTTATGAATTTATAGAAGTAGCTATTCAAGCCTTAAAGCCGAAGGGCGGATGGATACACTACTACTCCTTTGAACATGCTAGAAAAAATGAGGATCCAATAGAAAAGGCAAAACTAAAAGTTATGGAAAAATTTGAGGAACTGGGAATAAATTTTAATGTGGCCTTCGGAAGGGTTGTGCGTGGAACCGGCCCAAACTGGTATCAGATTGTCCTCGACATAAAGGTTAAACTTTAA
- a CDS encoding Trm112 family protein, translating to MKRKLMEILACPVDKYHPLELYVFEEKEEIVEGLIVCPKCLRWYPIRDEIPEMLPDELRKEKEEIAFLEKWRHKIPKKILEEGKPFNLKK from the coding sequence ATCAAGCGTAAACTGATGGAAATTTTGGCTTGCCCCGTTGATAAGTATCATCCGCTCGAACTTTACGTTTTTGAAGAAAAGGAAGAGATAGTTGAAGGATTAATTGTTTGTCCAAAATGTCTCAGATGGTATCCTATAAGGGATGAAATTCCGGAGATGCTTCCAGACGAACTTAGAAAGGAGAAGGAAGAAATAGCTTTTCTGGAAAAGTGGAGGCATAAAATTCCTAAAAAAATATTGGAGGAAGGGAAACCGTTCAACCTTAAGAAATGA
- a CDS encoding Lrp/AsnC family transcriptional regulator, with product MNVLDETDVKILKVLLEDARLSSRQVADRVGVSVGTVLSRVKRMENEGIISGYSAIVDHEKLGYELTVVTEITVSKGKLLDIEREVAKLPNVCCVYDITGLTDAIVVAKFKTRKDLSDFTKWLLSLPYVERTNTHLVLTTVKEDFRFI from the coding sequence ATGAACGTGCTTGATGAAACAGATGTCAAAATCCTGAAAGTTCTACTTGAAGATGCTAGGCTGTCAAGTCGACAAGTCGCCGACCGCGTAGGAGTTTCAGTAGGAACGGTTCTTTCAAGAGTTAAACGCATGGAGAATGAAGGCATAATTAGCGGATATTCCGCCATAGTAGATCACGAAAAATTGGGATACGAGTTAACAGTTGTAACTGAAATAACTGTTTCGAAGGGAAAACTTCTAGACATCGAACGGGAAGTAGCTAAACTACCAAACGTTTGCTGCGTTTATGACATTACAGGTTTAACAGATGCGATAGTTGTGGCTAAATTCAAAACTAGAAAGGATTTAAGCGATTTTACAAAGTGGCTTTTAAGTCTACCCTATGTTGAAAGAACAAACACCCACCTCGTGTTAACTACAGTCAAGGAAGACTTCAGATTCATATAA
- the glnA gene encoding type I glutamate--ammonia ligase has protein sequence MLVQQTLQEIREKLKNSKYIILQFTDLIGCIRGRTIPSTQAQEAFDEGIGFDGSSILGFTKIEESDLVMKPDPSTISTLPDYVYGRPTATAICDILRSDREPFEGDPRYICKRQTEKILNEGCIPYAAAEVEFYLVKNENGKFEPVENHIANNHRYFDIAPGADLTEQYRMDLCDALSEMDIIIEREGHEVGPAQNEITFKYSDPVGTADHILYYRFMAKAVAKQKYGWIATFMPKPWIEKSGNGMHVHLSLFSKNGNENLFYDPDGYAGISQTCRYFIGGLLYHARALCAIVAPTVNSYKRLVPGYEAPVYITWSKKNRSALIRVPEYFKGNGKGKRIEFRSPDPLCNPYLAYSVIFEAGMDGIRRKIDPSDPIEKNVYNLSDAERKSLGIKTLPSSLKEALEEWESDDICIRVLGKETAEKYMELKLNEWKEYEKNGSLSEGITEWELQKYLFI, from the coding sequence ATGCTAGTACAACAAACACTGCAGGAAATAAGGGAGAAACTAAAGAATTCTAAGTACATTATCCTACAGTTCACGGACTTGATCGGATGCATTAGAGGAAGAACTATTCCTTCAACTCAGGCTCAGGAAGCCTTCGATGAAGGAATAGGCTTTGACGGCTCCTCAATTTTAGGCTTTACAAAAATAGAGGAAAGCGATTTAGTTATGAAGCCTGACCCATCCACAATTTCAACTTTACCCGACTACGTTTATGGGAGGCCAACAGCAACAGCCATATGTGACATTTTAAGATCTGACAGAGAACCCTTTGAAGGAGACCCTAGATACATATGTAAACGACAAACGGAGAAAATATTGAATGAAGGTTGCATACCCTACGCAGCTGCAGAAGTTGAATTTTACTTAGTAAAAAATGAGAATGGAAAGTTTGAACCAGTTGAAAATCACATTGCAAACAACCACAGATACTTTGACATAGCCCCGGGAGCAGACTTAACGGAACAATATAGAATGGACTTATGCGATGCGCTTTCAGAAATGGACATAATCATTGAAAGGGAAGGCCACGAAGTTGGACCTGCACAGAACGAGATAACATTCAAATATTCAGATCCTGTAGGAACAGCTGACCACATACTCTATTATAGGTTTATGGCAAAAGCCGTTGCGAAGCAAAAGTACGGGTGGATAGCTACATTTATGCCCAAACCTTGGATCGAGAAATCCGGAAACGGAATGCACGTTCACTTAAGTCTCTTCTCAAAAAATGGGAATGAAAACTTGTTCTATGACCCGGACGGCTACGCTGGGATAAGCCAAACATGCCGATACTTCATTGGAGGCCTACTCTACCATGCAAGAGCTCTATGTGCAATCGTTGCTCCAACCGTTAACAGCTACAAAAGACTTGTACCCGGCTATGAGGCGCCAGTTTACATAACATGGAGCAAAAAGAATCGCTCGGCCCTAATAAGAGTTCCAGAATACTTCAAGGGGAATGGAAAAGGTAAAAGAATAGAATTTAGAAGCCCAGACCCGCTTTGCAATCCCTATCTGGCTTATTCAGTGATTTTTGAGGCTGGAATGGACGGTATAAGAAGAAAAATTGATCCAAGCGACCCTATAGAAAAGAATGTTTATAATCTTAGCGACGCTGAAAGAAAAAGTTTAGGAATAAAAACTTTACCCAGCTCCTTAAAAGAGGCCTTAGAAGAGTGGGAAAGCGACGATATTTGTATTAGAGTTTTAGGCAAGGAAACCGCTGAAAAGTACATGGAACTTAAACTTAACGAATGGAAAGAATACGAAAAAAATGGGAGTCTTTCAGAAGGCATAACTGAGTGGGAGCTTCAGAAGTATCTTTTCATCTAA